The Drosophila suzukii chromosome X, CBGP_Dsuzu_IsoJpt1.0, whole genome shotgun sequence DNA window CCAGCCAGGGCAGGAAGCAGCGGTCAGCGATCAGTGGCTTCCACTGCTCCTGGTCCCAGTTCATGTCCTTCAGCGAGTTCTGGGCGGCACACGGTTGCCGGCACAGCAGCACGACCACCGAATCGGCCTTGGCCGGTATGAAGCCCAGCACAAAGACGTTGCGCACGCCGCAGGAGTAGCACTCCAGTATGGTCTCGCCCAAGGGTCCCTCGCCATGGAGCGTCACCTCGCGATGCTTGGCCCTCACCAGATGGTTGATGATGTGCGAACCGGAGGTGCTGCCGCGTCCGTTGCAGAACCATTTGCGGCAGTTGTTGCACATGACCACCGTGGCCGGGTCATGAATGCCGCAGTACTTGCAGGCGTGCGCCGGCAGCTCCTTCACGTACGAGCTGCCCGCCtcgtcgtcctcctcctcgaaCTGCAGATCGGCCAGATCGTTGGTGATGCTGGCCAGCCGCGGATGCGAGTCCCCGCCAGAGCGACGTGGCTACAATGGATGGTATATAAGATATGTAGTCAAAGAACTGGCAATGGTTGGAGACCATAACACTTACGTGCAGCTCCAGCTGGTCGTTCTGCGTCTGGCTCTGCGAGGTGGAGGGCATGGTGAAGTCGCGGTAGTCGTACTGCGTCGGCTGCGTATCGGCGCCCGGCAGCAGTTCGTTGTCATCCATGTCCAGGAAGGAGAGCGCCGAGCTGGGCGCGTACGTGTCCACGCTCATGGCGCCTGTGCCTCTTCTCACCCAAGGTTGTTAATTTTGCTGTGGTTCTGTGATCGGTATGGGATCTGGTTAGCTATGTGGATGCAGTGGACCCAACTGGATAACTCACCTGCAGTTCCCGCGAGGAACACACGATTCGCTTGCTCCGGATGCCGGAATTGGATTGGATTTGCCCAGGCGGAGCGTGGCCGCGATGATTATGGTATGATATTGTCGTGTGTGCGTTTCGCGCTTTCCGGTGTCGAAGGCTCGCTGGTGAGCCGCTTATGCGAAAGCGCGGCTGTGGCGTATTCCGAGTCGGTTCCGTTCGAGAGTCCCACGTTCGGGATTCGCACGCAGGAAAAAATGAGGGGGGAATTGTCAGTTTATAAATGTGTTTTATACAAAATTACACAGCCGGCAGTGTGACCGCGGAATTAGCGATGAATTATACAGTCCGGTTCTAGGAAATATACCTTTTATACCAGTTTTTTTGTTGAAATATACCAAATGTATTCCAAATGGTCATGCTGAAAAATCGATGTTAACTGGATTCAATCGATAGTTTCAATCGAATGTGCATATACCCGATGTATTATCGGTGGTCGGATATCGATATAGTAACACATATTGAATTCAAACAATTTCTGTATTTTCACCCTAACAATTCCGTTTTTTGGccgccaaaataaaaataaatctcagaatcaggaatgtcatacctcgtcgtgctcgttgcttaatttccaatccattggcattctaacctgaaaatttttcatttttgccatttttcgcaaaaaatgcgaaaaccggtcaaaaaataaattttccttaaaatgatggggatcgttagcatttctagcaagctgttcaaatcAGTCGGTCATTTAGCTGTAAGTCTCGATTTCGccaaactacgattgaaaaaccggacagaaatgtcgcatttttgactaaaatctgaatctcgtatttttgaccaaaatctaaACCTTATTTTTTCGCCCTAAAAACtccgttttttggctgccaaattaaaaataaaagtcagaatgagaaatgtcatacctcgtcgcgctcgttgcttaatttccaatcgattgacattcaaacctggaaattttttattttttccattttttgcaaaaatagatgatgttaccttacaaaaaatgcgaaaattgctgaaaaaataaattttccttaaaatgatagggatcgttggcatatttagcaagctgcccaaaacagtcggtcttttagctgtacgccttgatttggctaaactacgattgaaaaactggaaagaaatGACCAAaatctaaatatttttttttacaaaaatctgaactctatttttttgttataacATTGCAGTTCAAACATGGTAATGTTTAAACTTTGCCAATTTTCCTTAAAATACTATGTTTTGCTTTgcttattttataaaaacatatatataattaaagttattaatgctaggaaaaacaaaaaaataagtaaatgaCAGCATATGGCGCTCCATATAATTAGTTTTAGCTTATAACCAAGATATAAATCATTGGGAAAGTTTCCAATCCGATCTCTCTTATGAGTTTTCATCTTAACATTTGAGATGGTCGGAATAAAATTGAACTTTAACAAGAGTCAACCTAGAAAATATAAcgaaaaatgttattatttttactttatatGTTTCATTTGGCTTACACTTTCTGCTAAAAATTCCAACACAGATTTGAGTGTTAGTCACTCTATTTAATTAAAACGTACTAAGTTCCAGTAGCACTTTAATAATCCTTTTTtactttgttttttgtttactATAAATTTACTTGTGCTTCGGTCGAGTCTCGgaaatgatttaaaaatggttgtgatgaGAAAAGACTTTTTTGACTTAAAAGGAATACATTTACACAcaaaaatatgtatgtatgtgcaTATGATTATCAAATTGCGGCAGCGAGAAAACAAAATATGCACATACAGCATTTAAAATAAGCACTggaaaaaatagttttataaatttaaacgACAAAACTATTTTGGTATTGTTTAATTTTagtatttgaaaattttttggtcagAACAAAGTACCGAAAATACAaacaactttaaaattaaatttttaatttaaaagccacaatttttttttaaattttaaatttaaaattctaaattatttttcaGAAAGGTAATTTTACCAGTAGGTAATTTTCTTAACTTACACTGTACGATTCAGGAAAAAAGCTTATGTGGCATTTAAAATGTGAAAAGAGTTTTGGTGTTTGGGAATGTATACTTACTGAAAGATCATGTAAGgaatacaataaaataaaacaaattctAACTTTGTTAGTgggtatatttatttatttataatttatttcaaattGTTTTAGATTACACACATTTTCGTAAGGCTTGCCTAACCGAAAGCGAATTAAATATGTAAGTTTGTTTATAAGGCTGTAGCATGTTGTAATCGCGTATTATTATCAATTATTATTTATCAATTACACTTATAGTCTATGTCTTGGACGGATTAGTACTATGTTACGAAAAAATTGATAATCATGAGAAAGTATTGTGTGATCCTTTCAGAAAGGTATCAATCCAATTGAGGCCCCGTATATCATCGATCTGTAATCTGTATGTCGTTCGTTTAATTAGGATATTCCAATGTTTAAGTATCAAGAAGACGTTGCATTTGGAAATACTATTCTGTAGTAATACTTTCATTTCAAACCTGTGTATCTCTATCCCACCTGGAGTATATATTCAAAAGTGAAGATCCTCGAATCTGTTCAAAATCGTGTGCATGTGGCAGTTTGATCTttgtatatatacatatatacatttgTAACTAGAAAAAAATAGGATTCCTAATTTCGACGATATATTGAGAAGTTTTTACTAGTTAATTAAGAAGAGTAAGGATGCTAGGCCCCATGTTGTGACTGCTCATACAAATTTCCTATCAAAAAAAGATCAACGGCAGCGTAACATCTAAAGAACACTTTTAACTAAAATTACAACTTTCACACACCATCTTTTTAATTATCTATCTTGCTCTATTCCTCAGAACATATGTGATTAAATGCGAAATCTCAGAAATACCACTTGAGAAAATTTGGAATTTAAGTGCTTGGACTCTTGCTCACAAACTGaaatatcaaaaatataaCTCTAGTCTGTTTTGATTATGGTCCTTCAACATCATCCGCTTCGAACTGACATTCAAGTGTTTCTTTATAGTGGCTTACATTGTCAGGCAATTGTAATTGGCACGTTTGTTAATTATTGTAAGGTTATGTACTCATATGACCCATTAATGCGAATTAAATGTAAGGGGCATTCGTAAAACAGGTCTGATCTGCCTACCATCCTTTCATTCCGATTAGAAGAAGAATGGTGGCGGAACACTCGTCTGTGATCTGGAGTTTTTCTTGTTTGAAAACCCTTTCTTCGGAACGGTGTGCTTCATCGattgttaattatttttaagggACTTCACTGATCCAGCGATCTTCTTACCACTTGCGCGGTGGCAAGGGCATTTCCTTTTCGGCGTGGTAAACCCTTCGATGGGTCTCCACATATTCACTCTGCGTTTGGCTCTGGGCCACAATACGCTCGCCGGTCCTTCCAGTTCCGGTTAAGGCCAGCTGATTCGACGGTAGGGGCTGTAAATAGGAGTAGTTATATAACTTATGCCTTACTTATATAATATAAGCTCAGAGTTATCAGGCCTTTTCTATGCAAAGTCAAAACGGATAAATAATATAAGGATGCTTGGTCTCGTTGGGCCATCAAATGTAATGTAGAAAATCCCAGAAGACCCTTGCTTAAAGGTCGATGGGTTGGGATGCGAGATGGTATGGGATGGGAATCAACTGGTACCGAAACTCACCTGTCGAGCCCGGCGAGTGTGCGGCGTGCCCTCCGGCGAGGAGACCTCCACCTCCAACTCCTCGGGGGCAGTCCAGTGCTCGGTGAACTCGCTGGCGGATCGGGCCAGCGACGGATGGCTGAGGGAGCGGTGGAAGGAGCGTCGGTCGTCGTCGTCGTAGTACTGCATCCTATAGTAGCTGCTGGCATCGCTCACGTTATCAGGATGGGCGTCCATCTGGGGGCGTCCAAAGTCCACGGTCACCTCGGACATGGACCGGAAGTCGTTGTGATCGGTCTGATAGGAAGTGCGCGAGCTGCGTCGCGATCGCTGGAGATTGAAGGGTCCACCAGGTCCACCGCCTGGTCCCACACCACCACCAGGCATTAGGATGCCACCCATGCTGGGATCATTCCGGATGGTCCTCACACTCGATCCACCATCGCTGTCGTACTCATAGAGTGTGGGCAGCGAACTGCGCCGGGATCGGGTGTCCCATGGCTGCGGAGAAGCCTTCTTTCCGCGCCTCGGTGTCCGCATCTCCACATCGGGATCATCATGGTCGGGCGGAGCCAGGATCCTGATGATCACATCCCAGGTCTGCGGCTCGAACACATGCTCGTACCGCGTGTCCTGGCGGATCCGCTCGAAGTCCTCCCGCACCACCGCCTCAGTGAGCATGGTGCGCAGCGAGGACTGCGTGGTGATGATCTCCTTCCACTTGGCCCGGTCGTCGTAGCTCAGATTGTGCACCGAGCTGACATCGTCGTTGCCCACCTCCGACATCTCGGGCTCCTCGAGAATGCGGATGAGCACATCCCAGTTGGGCACATCCTTGTCCTGCGGCGGCACCTCAATTGGTTTCATGTTGCCCACCAGCTCGGGACTGGTCAGCTTCAGTTTGTTGTCATGGATCTGGGCTGGCAGCTCCGCCGGTGGCAGACTCAGCTCACTGCGCTCCATCTTGGGCGTGAGGGTCAGGCCGGAGGCACTGGAGATGTCCGAGAAGTTCTCCCACAACTGCTGCTCCCGATCGCTGGGATAGTTCCTTACCCGCACATCGAACTTGGGATCCACCTGgggcggtggtggtggtggtagCGGTGCCCTCGGCTTGCTCTTGTACTCGGTGACCCGACGCTTGTGGCTCTCGATATCCTCGATGGTCTTCTTCTCGGTCACCGTGCGCAGATACACATCGTCCACGGTGTGCGAGGTTACCGCCGGTGGTGAGGTCACCACCGCTGGCAGGAACTCATCCTCGTAGTAGTGCATCGTGTCCACCACCGTCATGTCTGGAGCCTCGGAGGACAGGTCGGTGATCTCACTGGGCGCCGGTCCATCGGTATAATCTGACCAGGTCTCCGGACGACCATCCACCACCTCGTGATGGGTGCGAGTGTAGACGGAGAACTTGGGTTCGGCAATGACTGGCGGTGGAATCATTTGGGGCACCTGCGGCGCGGGATGGAGTTCCGGAACATAGGTGAACTGCGAGTGCATCGTCTCCACCTGCGGCGGCAGTGAGTCCATGGTCAGAACGCTCTCCCGATCCTCGTAGGCCTCCATAATGGTCGACAGATTGTTCCGATCCGGACGCAGAGTGGCCACACTTTCCGTATCCGAGGTTACCGGCGATGGTGGCGGCGGCGGGCTCTTCTTTACCCTCACCTGGACATCAAACTTGGGCGAATCGGCGGCCACGGCCTCCTGGATGGGAATCGAGTGGCGGGTCATGGCTGTGGTGGTCATCACCGCATTCGCCGACGGCAACTCCTGGGCGGGAACATAGTGATCGCTGTAGATGCTCGACGTTTCGTGGACGAAGGCGCGATTCTCGAAGCTACCCGCCGAACTGAAGGGCAGCGATCTTGTGTCGATCTCCTCGATCTCCGAGTGCGATTCACTGGGGTAATCCGAGGGAATGAGGGCTCCCTCGCTGCCCGAGGAGCTGTACACCGCCTGGAGGGCAGCGTGTGCTCGCGGTATCTTGACGCCCTCGAAGGCGCTGATGTTGCCCACACTGCTGCCACTCAGCTTGGTGATCTCCGATCCACTGCCCATGCTCATGGGCAGGCGGCGCACCACCGGAATGGAGCGACTGCGCAGACAGTAGTAGGAAACAGCCAGTCCCAGGAGCAGCAGGGTCAAGAACATGATCGCGCAGATGATCATCAGGATCTGGATGCTTTTCAGCGGCGGTTGGAGAACGGAGCTGGTGGCAATCGGGTTCAGACTGTGGGGTTTAGAGATTAAAAAATTCAATCATGATCTAATATATGGTTTTTTGGAGGTTTTTGAGGAGTTTTGGTGGGTATCTAAGTACTTACATTGGAGCTGGAAGTGCGGGTGGCAGCGAGGGCACAGGAGGAGGATAACGGCAGACTATCGTGATGATCTCGTCGCCATCCATCTCCAGATTGGCGTGGAACCGAACGATGATGTTGTTGGTGAACACACGGGTGGGGTTCTGTAGGAGTAGATATAGGAATAGGATTGGATTCTCTTACAAGGCTTATTATATAGTTGATATCACCCACCTGTATGGTACCGCATCCTTTTAGCGGCAACTCGAGTCGGTAGCTGAGAGCTCCTTTTCCACTCACGCGGCAAGCACTGCTGCGATCGTAGTCAGCCTGGATGATGCCATGGAACGGATCGTTGAACTTGAGATCAACCTTCGAAAATAAAAGCCCTGGTTAACTTATGACTCCAAGAAGGGGAATCCCCCAAGAAAGGAAATTCAATTACCTGCATGGATCCTGCAGCGCAGTTGAGAGCAGCCTTCGTTCGGTTAAGGAATATCAGCGGACTGATGTCGTCCAGTTTGGTCACCTTTAAGATATTacagtttaaaatatatattaacaaaaatattttacttaacTACAAACTAAGCTTTCCTTTTGGCATATCCCCAAATCTTTTTTGATCAAACAAAGCCAGTTTGGTAACAcgtattttaaaaagtatacttTCTTTAGATCacacataaaaaataaataaaatagccATATAAACCCATGAGCTTAGGCATTTCACCGCAAAGTAGGTGTCTGGCTAATGAATATTTAGTGGGAACTTTCAGTCACGATCGTGCTCCATTTCGGGTTCGAAAACAATGCCCTGTGATTTTCCCAAGGATCTGTGGAACTAGCTTTCTGTAAAACCGAACAGCCATTGTGAATTTGAAGGTACTTCCATCGGAAGCACAGTTACTGATATAACACTAGCTTACAAAATGAATGGATGCAAATGGGGCATACGAATATGTATCTGTGGTTGCAGTTGCACTTCCTCATTAAAAATGGAGAAAAGAGCTGACTTGGTGATCTATAATTGAACTAATTTTGAGCTAGAAAGATAGGTATACCTATATTATAGAGTTAGACCAACTGAAACACTTATTTTCCCCGATTAAACCCTTCTCAAGTTGTAAAATCCGACACTGACGGTTCTTTAAATGGATAAACTAGTTGAGTGATTGCCCCAACTGGCAGTTGCAAGGGCGTTACACCGGATGGAACTACCTAAGTGGAGTCCAAGTGCTCACCTTGCCGTCGAGAGTCGCCTCCTCGGGCAGTCCGTTGGTGGTGTAGTTGCTGCTATCGCCGTGCTGCACATAATTGGACTGGGCCGCCGTCTGTCCGCCGAGGAGGAGGATCGGGATCAGGAGGGTGGCCAGCAGACCCAGCTGTCCTCTTCTGGCCGAAATTGGCCCTTGCTCCAGGTTCATTTCGCTTGGCAGTTCCGCGCCGGGCTCTAAATTGGTTTCGGGCTGGGGGAAAACGCACTCAATTAGTGATGTAGACAAAAGGTAAGGATTCCACCATAACATGGTAGTTAAAAAAAGTGTTTCTAGGTTTAACAGATACAGCTTTGTGCTCTTCTTCTGCATTTCACAATaatcttaaataaaattgtattataatttattcttaaacgaacctaaacaatttttttcaatatttattttacaataTTGTAACATTGAAGCTTATGTAGATAAAGAGAAAAGCTTTTACCATAGCTAGTAAGTtcaaaactaataaaaaaaaaggtatttataTTACGTAAAGATATCGTTTTGTGCTATTCCCCTGCATTTcacaaatataattaaataatgtataataataaataagtaaaaccTTTATATAACTTCCTATACAGTTGTATTATTAAGAAAGTTCTAAAAATAATCCTTAATTAAATCGAAAcaattattttctatattttttatgataatTTAACAGTGAAGATtattttaagtaaataaaaatttagaTATGCCTAGTTTCACATCGATTTGACCAAGCCATTATATTCCCTATATAACCAACatggcgt harbors:
- the pot gene encoding uncharacterized protein pot, which codes for MNLEQGPISARRGQLGLLATLLIPILLLGGQTAAQSNYVQHGDSSNYTTNGLPEEATLDGKVTKLDDISPLIFLNRTKAALNCAAGSMQVDLKFNDPFHGIIQADYDRSSACRVSGKGALSYRLELPLKGCGTIQNPTRVFTNNIIVRFHANLEMDGDEIITIVCRYPPPVPSLPPALPAPILNPIATSSVLQPPLKSIQILMIICAIMFLTLLLLGLAVSYYCLRSRSIPVVRRLPMSMGSGSEITKLSGSSVGNISAFEGVKIPRAHAALQAVYSSSGSEGALIPSDYPSESHSEIEEIDTRSLPFSSAGSFENRAFVHETSSIYSDHYVPAQELPSANAVMTTTAMTRHSIPIQEAVAADSPKFDVQVRVKKSPPPPPSPVTSDTESVATLRPDRNNLSTIMEAYEDRESVLTMDSLPPQVETMHSQFTYVPELHPAPQVPQMIPPPVIAEPKFSVYTRTHHEVVDGRPETWSDYTDGPAPSEITDLSSEAPDMTVVDTMHYYEDEFLPAVVTSPPAVTSHTVDDVYLRTVTEKKTIEDIESHKRRVTEYKSKPRAPLPPPPPPQVDPKFDVRVRNYPSDREQQLWENFSDISSASGLTLTPKMERSELSLPPAELPAQIHDNKLKLTSPELVGNMKPIEVPPQDKDVPNWDVLIRILEEPEMSEVGNDDVSSVHNLSYDDRAKWKEIITTQSSLRTMLTEAVVREDFERIRQDTRYEHVFEPQTWDVIIRILAPPDHDDPDVEMRTPRRGKKASPQPWDTRSRRSSLPTLYEYDSDGGSSVRTIRNDPSMGGILMPGGGVGPGGGPGGPFNLQRSRRSSRTSYQTDHNDFRSMSEVTVDFGRPQMDAHPDNVSDASSYYRMQYYDDDDRRSFHRSLSHPSLARSASEFTEHWTAPEELEVEVSSPEGTPHTRRARQPLPSNQLALTGTGRTGERIVAQSQTQSEYVETHRRVYHAEKEMPLPPRKW